The following nucleotide sequence is from Borreliella spielmanii.
TTAATTGTGCTACCGGGCTTTTTAATTTAGAATATTTAATAAAAAATATTGATGAAATAATAGAAAAAATGCCCATTAGAATTATAGAGCAAGATAAAGAATTTGGTAAATATATTTCGGTTGAACAAATAACATGGGAAGTGTTAAAATTAATGAAAAATCCATTAATTTTAACGGTTGACAGAAATAAAAGATTCCTTCCTGCAAAATTATTTATTGATATGTTGCTTAATAGTAATTATTTTGAAGATAAATATGGATATTATTCTGACTATAGGAGTAGAAGAAGGGTCGATAATTTTAATGCTACTAAAGATTTAGATTGTTCTCTTTCTGATTTGTTGTCAAAAGATTACGGTTTGCTTAGTGAGTATTATAGATGGACTTTTTGAAAGCTTTATCTTATTTTTTCTTTTTTTGTTTAAATTTATTTGCGACAGAATCTTTACCAGAAATAGATTATGAATATTTTAATAGGGATAAATCAGATCTTGTAGATTTGATAAAATTTTTAGGTGAATTTGATTTTCAAACTATTTTAAAAGATAGAAACTTGTTTGTCGGAATTAGAAATTTAACAAATTTTAGTAATGTTCAAGGACTTAATACTGGCGATATTAATAGAGTAAAAAAGATTAATCCGATTGGTATAATTTTATTTAGAGAAAATTTAAAAGATGCTGATCAGACAAAAAAATTGATTAGTGCGATAAAAAGTCATATTGGACATGATATTTTTGTTGCTATTGATGAAGAGGGGGGGATAGTTAGTAGGGCTAGTGAAAATAAAAAAATGGGGGTTTATAATTTCCCGGCTATGGAGTATGTAGGGAGTGTTGAAGATTTACATCTTATCTATAAAATTGGAGAAGTTCTTGCTAAACAATTGCGCAGATTGGATATTAATTTAAATATGGCTCCAGTTGCCGACATAAAATTTGTACCCCATACCCCTTTACTAAATAGAACATTTGG
It contains:
- a CDS encoding glycoside hydrolase family 3 N-terminal domain-containing protein, which gives rise to MDFLKALSYFFFFCLNLFATESLPEIDYEYFNRDKSDLVDLIKFLGEFDFQTILKDRNLFVGIRNLTNFSNVQGLNTGDINRVKKINPIGIILFRENLKDADQTKKLISAIKSHIGHDIFVAIDEEGGIVSRASENKKMGVYNFPAMEYVGSVEDLHLIYKIGEVLAKQLRRLDINLNMAPVADIKFVPHTPLLNRTFGGYSAYNIGLMVEAFIDGMQNHGVFSAIKHFPGLGGTAIDTHKYLAFLPYSKSFLMLNNFVPFVFGRAAKFIMIGHANAPKISKDITSMSKSIVNIIRENLNITSIMITDSYNMGAITRSFSNIENAIKKSLSSGVNIVLIP